The Fusobacterium simiae DNA segment AGTTAATGGTTTTACTTTGTAAACTTCTTTTTTTTCTTTCATAAAAATAGCCTCCTATGATTTTTAATATTCTATCATAGAAGACTATATTTTTTAACAATTTACAGACTTTTTTCTACACTCTCGAGATAAAAGACTAAATATTACCCTTATTTTTTCAAAAATTCTTCTATGCTCTTATCCTTTACATAAAAGAATTCTTTTATAGATTTTTCTTCAAATAAACTATAATTATTCTTCAATTCATTTACAGCAGAATTTAAAATTTCTCCTCTTCTTATATTTCTAGCAAGTCCTTGAAAAGCTCTTTCTAGAAAATCAATATCCTTATAGTTTGTCATAACTTTTCTATCATTTAACCAATTAAAGGTATTTTCAAAATCTTTTGGGAAAATTCTTTTCTTTTCTTCCAATTTATTTAAAATTTCTTTTTCAATATCATTTATATTTTTATTGAATAAGTCATAAAAATTTTTAGATAAAAAATGGTCAACAAACATATCAGATACTATTCCTTTAAAAATTCCAAATTTTTCTGTTAATAGCTCATTTAAAAGATTTTCTCTTCTATCTGAAATTCTATCAATAGTTCTATGTAGAGTAATACCTTCTTTTAAATTTTCTGAAATATCTATTTTTTCAACCAATCCTTTGTAGAAATCTCCTGTAAAATTACCAAATAATGTTTCTCTATTTTCTTTCTCATCAATTTCAAGTGAAATTAATGAATGTCCTAAAAAATTCATAATTCTTTCCTTCTATTAATATTTTGGTTATTCGATAGTATCACATTATATTTATCTTGTCAATTAACTTAGAAAAATGTTAAAGGGAACAAAAAAATATAAATATTTTTAAATTTTTATAGTATTTTCAATAGTTTTTATTTTTCTCAAGGAACAAATTTAAAGTTTAAATCATTCCTTGAATATTACTTAAAAATTGTATATTATATAAACAGATTAAAAGAAAATGAGGGGATAGATTAGAAGATTCATCTGGTGAGGTTATACAATTTAATTTGAATAAAAGTAATGAAGAAATTTTTATGGATACTTTAATAAGGAATAAAATAGAAACAGAGGCAGAATATTGGAGAAATATATTTTTTACTTATATTAACAATTTAAGATATAAAAGGGAAGAAATATTATTTGAAAAAAATTTTAAAAATATTGAGAAAGCTTTAAAAGATGGAAATAAGATAAAAATTAAATATCATAACTACATAAGGCTTATTAATCCATATTTTGTTAAAGTTTCAGATAGTGAAATTGTTCTGTTATTGTGAGAAGAATAAAGATTATAGAAATTATAGAGTATCTGAAATAGAAGAAATATGGTTTACTAGTGAAAAGATTGAAATAAAAGATAAAAAATATATAGATGAAGTATATAAAAACAGGGTAAAAGTAAAATTTACAGAAAAAGGTTTAGAATTTTATGAGAAAGTTTTGACTAATAGACCTAGACTTTTAGAACAAGATAATAATATCTATACCTTTGAATGTGATAATAAATTGGCAATGGCATATTTTGCACAATTTTTTTCTTAAATTCAATTTCATATTTGTTAGTCATATTAAAAACCTCCATAAAAATATTTTATATTATTAGACTATTATGTTATAATTTTATTATACCACTACAAAATTTATAAAGAATATTTAAAACAAAAAGAAAATGGAACTTTAAAAACTTATTCACACAAAGAAGTTTAGAAAGAATGAAAAATTTATTGAAAATTATTAAAATAGTGCTATAATTAAATTATATAAAGGTAATCTTCTCATTCATTCTAGACTACGGGAGCTAGAGTTGTTGGCAAGGCAACAGAAAAATCCTTGAAATTATGAGAAGTATGCAAATCAGAGGAGAAGAAAAACTTCTCCTTTTTTCTTAGGGAGAATTATGAAAGAGAATATAGAACTTTTAATGGAAAAATTAAATAAAGCTTATTTGATTTATAAAAATGAATTTTTAAATAAAGATTTTTTAGTTATTGCTAGAAAAGGAAAAAATATAGAAATTATAGAAATAAATTTTAGAAAAGAGCATTTTAAACATTTGGTAGGAATTAAAGGAATCAAAGCTAATGAATTTTTTGAAAAAATAAGTCAAAATAGATTATCAATTAAGGAATTAAGGAAGTTAGGAAAGAATCCTTATATCATTGAAAAATTAAATTCTTTTTCAAAATTAAAGAAATTATTAAAGGAAAGTCCGTATCTTTATGATTTTCACCCACATTCAACTCCAAAAGTTGAATTAGATAAGATAATCGCTAATATTAATAGAGAAATAAAAAAAGAATTGATAGGATTAAAATTTTTAAAAAGTTCATTAGGAAAATCATATGTTCCAGTATCTATTGAAAGAAGAAAAGCACTGGAAATAACAACAGAAGAAAGAAAAAGGATTGTATTTATTTTATACTTGAAAAAATTTAGTTGAAAGAGAATATATCAAAATTTTATTTAAAGTAGAAGATGAAAATCTATCTTTATATCTGAATGAATTGCAGGAGTAATATCATCTATTCTAAAAAATAAAAATAGGTTATTCTATATAGATGAGCAGTTTGTACATGTTCATCCTGAGATTGAAAAAACAATAATAAGTATAATTATAGATTTAATAGGAAAAGAATCACAAGTATTTTTTACTACTCATAATTTAGAAATACTAGATATGAATTTACCAATTCATTCCTTTATTTTTTTACATAGAGATAAATACATAACAGAAGTTGTATATCCAGAAAAAATATTGGTGAATAAAAATGATAGAGGTTTGAAAA contains these protein-coding regions:
- a CDS encoding PBECR4 domain-containing protein codes for the protein MKENIELLMEKLNKAYLIYKNEFLNKDFLVIARKGKNIEIIEINFRKEHFKHLVGIKGIKANEFFEKISQNRLSIKELRKLGKNPYIIEKLNSFSKLKKLLKESPYLYDFHPHSTPKVELDKIIANINREIKKELIGLKFLKSSLGKSYVPVSIERRKALEITTEERKRIVFILYLKKFS
- a CDS encoding WYL domain-containing protein → MKLFCYCEKNKDYRNYRVSEIEEIWFTSEKIEIKDKKYIDEVYKNRVKVKFTEKGLEFYEKVLTNRPRLLEQDNNIYTFECDNKLAMAYFAQFFS
- a CDS encoding ACP phosphodiesterase codes for the protein MNFLGHSLISLEIDEKENRETLFGNFTGDFYKGLVEKIDISENLKEGITLHRTIDRISDRRENLLNELLTEKFGIFKGIVSDMFVDHFLSKNFYDLFNKNINDIEKEILNKLEEKKRIFPKDFENTFNWLNDRKVMTNYKDIDFLERAFQGLARNIRRGEILNSAVNELKNNYSLFEEKSIKEFFYVKDKSIEEFLKK